A stretch of Paenibacillus peoriae DNA encodes these proteins:
- the pflA gene encoding pyruvate formate-lyase-activating protein: MLKGHIHSLETFGTVDGPGIRFVLFMQGCLLKCQYCHNPDTWALNEGNPMTLEEVLAEIEPYLAYYRSSGGGLTVSGGEPTLQAHFVAELFKEVKRRWNLHTTLDSNGFNDAGRIHDLLDVTDLVLLDIKHIDNDKHIKLTGKSNDRMLSTARWLSEQGRKMWIRHVFVPGIHDDEQDLLNLGRFIGTLNGVEKFEILPYHQMGVYKWEMLGKEYPLEGVPSPTDEEVQRAYRLIEEGRLETAGKNAVCRPS; the protein is encoded by the coding sequence ATGTTGAAAGGACACATACACTCATTGGAAACCTTCGGGACCGTCGATGGTCCCGGCATCCGCTTCGTGCTCTTTATGCAAGGATGCTTGTTGAAATGTCAGTATTGCCATAATCCGGACACTTGGGCCTTGAATGAAGGCAATCCAATGACCCTAGAGGAAGTATTGGCTGAAATTGAACCGTATTTAGCCTATTACCGTTCTTCGGGAGGCGGATTGACCGTATCCGGTGGAGAACCGACATTGCAAGCTCATTTTGTAGCAGAGCTGTTCAAAGAAGTGAAACGTCGCTGGAATTTGCACACGACACTGGACAGTAATGGCTTTAATGATGCGGGCCGTATCCATGATCTGCTGGACGTAACAGACTTGGTGTTGCTTGATATTAAGCATATTGACAACGACAAGCATATTAAGCTTACAGGCAAGTCCAACGACCGTATGCTAAGCACAGCTCGCTGGTTGTCTGAGCAAGGGCGTAAAATGTGGATTAGACACGTATTTGTACCGGGTATTCATGATGACGAGCAAGATTTATTGAATTTGGGACGGTTTATCGGAACGTTGAACGGAGTCGAGAAATTCGAAATTTTACCTTACCATCAAATGGGTGTTTACAAGTGGGAAATGCTCGGTAAGGAGTATCCGTTGGAGGGAGTTCCATCTCCTACAGACGAAGAAGTTCAACGTGCTTACCGACTCATTGAAGAGGGTCGTCTGGAGACTGCAGGAAAGAATGCTGTCTGTCGTCCATCATAA
- a CDS encoding sugar phosphate isomerase/epimerase family protein: MKLGVFMVLFGGRSLEEALDYVASQGLDAVEIGTGGNPGDKHCKPDELLENDAALKNFKKAVESRGLTISALSCHGNPLHPQKHLAQADHDTFLKTVRLAEKLEVPVVNTFSGCPGDHEDAKYPNWPVAPWPNDFQEVLKWQWENKIIPYWTETGKFAADHHVKIGLELHGGFSVHTPATLLRLREAAGEVIGANLDPSHMWWQGIDPVQAVQILGREGAIHHFHAKDTTIDPINVNKYGLTDMQEYTKMLDRAWQFRTVGYGHDVKTWADIISALRLVGYDHVVSIEHEDGLMSVEEGFTKAVHNLRQVLIEEPLSEMWWV; the protein is encoded by the coding sequence TTGAAACTTGGAGTATTTATGGTGTTGTTCGGTGGCCGTTCGCTGGAGGAAGCGTTGGATTATGTGGCTTCTCAAGGATTGGATGCTGTAGAAATCGGTACAGGCGGCAACCCGGGGGATAAGCATTGTAAGCCGGATGAATTGCTGGAGAATGATGCAGCGCTCAAAAATTTTAAAAAGGCAGTAGAGTCCCGCGGACTAACGATTAGCGCACTTAGCTGTCACGGCAATCCTCTTCATCCGCAAAAGCATTTGGCCCAGGCTGATCATGATACGTTTCTTAAAACCGTTCGATTGGCAGAAAAGCTGGAAGTTCCAGTTGTGAACACTTTCTCCGGCTGTCCGGGAGATCATGAGGATGCGAAATATCCAAACTGGCCTGTGGCTCCGTGGCCTAATGATTTTCAAGAAGTGTTGAAGTGGCAATGGGAGAATAAAATTATTCCTTACTGGACCGAGACGGGGAAATTTGCAGCAGATCATCATGTTAAAATTGGACTGGAGCTACACGGAGGCTTCTCCGTTCATACACCAGCGACCTTGCTTCGTTTACGTGAAGCTGCGGGAGAGGTTATTGGTGCTAATCTCGATCCGAGCCATATGTGGTGGCAGGGAATTGACCCAGTGCAGGCAGTTCAAATTTTGGGCCGAGAGGGAGCTATTCACCACTTTCATGCCAAGGATACGACGATTGATCCAATTAATGTAAATAAATATGGACTTACCGATATGCAGGAATATACGAAAATGCTAGATCGCGCTTGGCAGTTCCGTACTGTGGGTTATGGACATGATGTAAAAACCTGGGCAGATATTATCAGTGCTCTGCGTTTGGTGGGATACGATCATGTAGTGAGTATTGAGCATGAAGATGGTCTGATGTCCGTGGAAGAGGGCTTTACTAAGGCTGTCCACAATCTTCGCCAGGTACTGATTGAAGAACCGCTGAGCGAGATGTGGTGGGTCTAA
- a CDS encoding Crp/Fnr family transcriptional regulator — MRNPTNVMEARGNTCCFSEASFNRLQVMMKDRVMPESSHLFWEGDTADKLFYIKRGRVKVTKTTDEGKELILYMYQSGDLVGQADPFFGTKHSFSAEVLEDSDIGVIDHTDLELLICQHCDFAIDFMKWMGSHHRITQTKFRDLMMYGKPGALCSTLIRLCNTYGEPHGEHILIHKKITHTDLSNMIGATRESVNRMLSDLRKKNAVEYDNGMIVVKDLEMLQGVCHCELCPREICRI; from the coding sequence ATGAGAAACCCTACAAATGTAATGGAAGCCCGCGGCAACACCTGTTGCTTCTCGGAGGCCAGCTTCAACCGATTGCAAGTAATGATGAAAGATCGAGTTATGCCAGAAAGCTCGCATCTGTTCTGGGAAGGAGATACAGCGGATAAGCTGTTTTATATTAAGCGCGGACGCGTGAAAGTAACCAAAACAACGGATGAGGGCAAGGAACTTATTCTATATATGTATCAAAGCGGCGATCTTGTTGGTCAAGCCGATCCATTTTTCGGTACTAAGCATTCCTTTTCTGCTGAGGTTCTGGAAGACAGTGATATTGGCGTAATCGATCATACAGATTTGGAACTGCTTATTTGCCAGCATTGTGATTTTGCGATTGACTTTATGAAATGGATGGGTTCACATCACCGCATTACTCAGACTAAGTTCCGCGATTTGATGATGTACGGCAAGCCAGGCGCTTTATGTTCAACGCTCATTCGTCTATGCAATACCTATGGTGAGCCTCACGGCGAACATATCCTGATTCATAAAAAAATTACTCATACTGACTTATCAAATATGATCGGTGCGACCCGGGAAAGCGTAAACCGGATGCTTAGTGATCTACGTAAGAAAAATGCAGTTGAATATGATAATGGTATGATTGTTGTCAAAGATTTGGAAATGCTGCAAGGTGTATGTCATTGTGAACTATGCCCTCGTGAGATTTGCCGGATATAA
- a CDS encoding ThuA domain-containing protein: MINVTIWNEFLNEKLNDEAKQIYPDGIHKALADGLAGEGFAIRTATLRDDAEHGLGEEVLNSTDVLLWWGHKAHDQVSDEVTARVVKRVQEGMGLIVLHSGHFSKPFKALMGTSCDLKWRVAGEQEIIWSVNPSHPIAEGIDAKILLKQEEMYGEFFDIPAPDELVFVSNFEGGEVFRTGCTFRRGSGKIFYFRPGHETYPTYYQPDILKVIANSIRWTSPTSINKPIYGRSEPVRPLGGVLV, encoded by the coding sequence ATGATTAACGTCACCATTTGGAATGAATTTTTGAACGAAAAGTTGAATGATGAAGCCAAACAGATATATCCTGACGGGATACACAAAGCGTTGGCTGACGGCCTGGCAGGAGAGGGATTTGCCATTCGAACAGCTACACTGCGTGATGATGCAGAGCATGGTTTGGGAGAAGAAGTCTTGAATTCCACAGATGTGCTGCTGTGGTGGGGGCATAAAGCCCATGATCAGGTGAGCGATGAAGTTACGGCGCGTGTTGTCAAGCGAGTGCAGGAAGGAATGGGCTTAATCGTGCTGCACTCAGGCCATTTTTCCAAGCCATTCAAAGCCCTGATGGGCACTAGCTGCGATCTGAAATGGAGGGTGGCAGGTGAACAGGAGATTATTTGGTCGGTGAATCCGTCACATCCCATTGCAGAAGGCATTGACGCCAAAATATTGTTGAAGCAGGAAGAGATGTATGGCGAGTTCTTTGATATTCCAGCGCCAGATGAATTGGTATTTGTTAGTAACTTTGAAGGTGGCGAAGTATTTAGAACCGGATGTACTTTCCGTCGAGGTAGTGGTAAAATATTTTATTTTCGCCCAGGCCATGAGACCTATCCGACTTATTACCAGCCTGATATTTTGAAGGTTATTGCCAATAGTATTCGTTGGACTTCTCCAACAAGTATTAACAAACCAATATATGGTAGAAGTGAACCGGTAAGACCTCTCGGTGGAGTGTTGGTATAA
- the pflB gene encoding formate C-acetyltransferase codes for MSVIERELQEQQSGWRGFKKGKWTKEVNVNDFIETNILPYVGNEEFLVGPTANTTALWDIVSDLTKKELANGGVLDVDVNTPSTIISHKPGYLDRDKEQIVGVQTDAPFKRSLQPFGGIRMMIDACKAYGFEVPESIIDIFTHIRKTHNQGVFDAYTDEMRAARKAGIITGLPDAYGRGRIIGDYRRVALYGADFLIQDKKLQLKSLEVDSMEEDVIRLREEISEQIRALNELKQMAAEHGFDISKPANNAKEAFQWVYFGYLAAIKEQNGAAMSLGRVSSFLDIYSQRDMEEGTMTEEQAQELVDHFVMKLRIVKFLRTPDYNELFSGDPTWVTESIGGMSVTGETRVTKNSFRFLHTLYNLGPAPEPNLTVLWSEKLPEGFKKYCAKVSIETSSIQYENDDLMRPIYGDDYGIACCVSAMKIGKQMQFFGARANLAKALLYAINGGKDEKSGVQVGPEFPAITGEVLDYEEVLSRFKPMMEWLAKLYMNTLNVIHYMHDKYSYERIEMALHDRDILRTMACGIAGLSVATDSLSAIKFAKVKPIRNEKGIAVDFEIEGEYPCYGNNDDRVDNIAVELVESFMSMIRKHKAYRNALPTQSVLTITSNVVYGKKTGTTPDGRKAGEPFAPGANPMHGRDKKGALASLSSVAKLPYEHSLDGISNTFSIVPKALGKEEETRKTNLVSMMDGYFGSHAHHLNVNVFAREQLLDAMEHPENYPQLTIRVSGYAVNFIKLTREQQLDVINRTFHGTM; via the coding sequence ATGTCGGTGATTGAGAGAGAATTACAAGAGCAACAATCTGGCTGGAGAGGTTTTAAAAAAGGCAAATGGACTAAAGAAGTCAACGTCAACGATTTTATTGAAACCAATATCTTACCTTATGTTGGCAATGAAGAATTTTTGGTTGGTCCTACGGCCAACACAACTGCATTGTGGGATATTGTATCCGATCTTACCAAAAAAGAGTTGGCAAACGGCGGCGTGCTTGATGTAGACGTGAATACGCCATCCACTATTATTTCACATAAACCGGGTTATCTAGACCGGGATAAAGAGCAAATTGTCGGTGTACAAACAGATGCTCCATTCAAACGTTCTTTACAGCCGTTTGGCGGAATTCGAATGATGATCGACGCTTGCAAAGCCTATGGTTTTGAAGTGCCAGAAAGTATCATTGATATCTTCACTCATATTCGTAAAACTCACAACCAAGGTGTATTTGACGCTTATACAGATGAAATGAGAGCAGCTCGTAAAGCTGGTATCATTACTGGTCTGCCAGATGCATACGGCCGTGGTCGTATTATCGGTGACTATCGTCGTGTAGCTTTATACGGTGCAGACTTCTTGATCCAAGATAAAAAGCTGCAACTGAAAAGCCTTGAAGTTGATTCCATGGAAGAAGACGTAATTCGTCTGCGTGAGGAAATTTCCGAGCAAATTCGTGCTTTGAATGAACTGAAACAAATGGCTGCTGAGCACGGTTTTGATATTTCAAAACCTGCTAACAATGCGAAAGAAGCTTTCCAATGGGTATATTTTGGATATCTTGCAGCAATCAAAGAACAAAATGGTGCAGCAATGTCCTTAGGACGTGTATCTTCCTTCCTTGATATTTACTCTCAACGTGATATGGAAGAGGGTACAATGACAGAAGAACAAGCTCAAGAACTGGTCGATCATTTTGTTATGAAATTGCGTATTGTTAAGTTCTTGCGCACACCTGACTATAATGAACTGTTCAGTGGAGATCCAACTTGGGTTACTGAGTCCATTGGTGGTATGTCCGTAACTGGAGAAACTCGGGTAACTAAAAACAGCTTCCGTTTCCTGCACACCCTCTACAATCTGGGACCTGCACCGGAACCGAACCTGACTGTACTGTGGTCGGAAAAATTGCCTGAAGGCTTCAAAAAATATTGTGCGAAAGTTTCTATTGAAACTAGCTCCATTCAGTACGAGAATGACGATCTGATGCGTCCGATTTATGGAGACGACTATGGTATTGCTTGTTGTGTATCGGCAATGAAAATCGGTAAACAAATGCAATTCTTTGGTGCTCGTGCTAACTTGGCTAAAGCTCTGCTGTATGCAATTAACGGTGGTAAAGATGAAAAATCTGGCGTCCAAGTAGGGCCTGAATTCCCAGCCATTACAGGTGAAGTTCTGGATTATGAAGAAGTGTTGAGTCGCTTCAAACCTATGATGGAATGGTTGGCAAAACTGTATATGAACACTTTGAATGTTATTCACTACATGCATGATAAATATAGCTACGAACGCATTGAAATGGCGTTGCATGATCGTGATATTCTCCGCACCATGGCTTGTGGTATTGCGGGTCTGTCAGTTGCTACCGACTCCTTGAGTGCCATTAAATTTGCAAAAGTTAAACCAATCCGTAACGAAAAAGGGATTGCTGTGGACTTTGAAATTGAAGGCGAATACCCTTGCTACGGTAACAACGATGACCGTGTAGATAACATCGCTGTGGAACTGGTAGAGAGCTTCATGAGCATGATTCGCAAGCATAAAGCTTATCGTAATGCGCTTCCTACTCAATCTGTACTGACTATTACTTCTAACGTGGTGTATGGTAAGAAAACAGGTACAACACCGGATGGACGTAAAGCAGGCGAACCGTTTGCACCAGGGGCAAACCCAATGCACGGCCGTGATAAAAAAGGTGCTTTGGCATCTCTGAGTTCCGTAGCCAAATTGCCTTATGAACACAGTCTGGATGGTATCTCGAACACCTTCTCTATCGTGCCTAAAGCACTGGGTAAAGAAGAAGAAACACGCAAAACAAACCTCGTTTCGATGATGGATGGTTATTTTGGAAGCCACGCACATCATCTGAATGTCAATGTGTTTGCTCGCGAACAACTGTTGGATGCAATGGAACACCCAGAAAACTATCCACAGCTGACGATCCGTGTTTCCGGTTATGCCGTTAACTTTATCAAGCTGACTCGTGAACAACAATTGGATGTTATTAACCGTACTTTCCACGGTACAATGTAA
- a CDS encoding DODA-type extradiol aromatic ring-opening family dioxygenase produces MMPSLFLAHGSPMLAIEQTDYTSFLEQLGKSIRPKAIVIFTAHWETQTLTISSMDDVYDTIYDFGGFPPELYTVKYPAHGSVELANKLKKLYEQKGIDVETDRVRGLDHGSWTLLHRMYPEADIPVVQISVNPYLSPKAQYAIGEVLRGLGEQDILVIGSGVTVHNLRIVKWGETKTEPWAIDFDDWIIEKVQSRDIEALDHYESEAPYARQAVPRAEHFVPLFIAMGSGNPANKAKVIHRSYEMGNLSYLCLQF; encoded by the coding sequence ATGATGCCATCTTTATTTTTGGCCCATGGCTCACCGATGCTTGCTATTGAACAGACGGACTATACTTCATTTTTAGAGCAACTGGGGAAAAGTATTCGTCCTAAAGCAATAGTTATCTTTACTGCTCATTGGGAAACACAAACGTTGACGATCAGTTCGATGGATGACGTGTACGATACCATTTATGATTTTGGCGGTTTTCCACCGGAACTGTACACAGTGAAATATCCAGCACATGGTTCTGTGGAACTGGCCAATAAGCTGAAAAAATTATATGAACAAAAGGGCATTGACGTAGAAACTGATCGGGTGAGGGGTTTGGATCATGGATCTTGGACATTGTTGCATCGTATGTATCCTGAGGCAGACATTCCGGTAGTTCAGATCTCTGTAAATCCATATCTCTCGCCCAAAGCACAATATGCTATTGGTGAAGTGCTGCGAGGACTGGGAGAACAGGATATTCTGGTCATTGGTAGTGGCGTGACTGTTCATAATCTGCGTATCGTCAAATGGGGGGAAACGAAAACAGAACCTTGGGCTATAGATTTTGATGATTGGATTATTGAAAAAGTACAAAGTAGAGATATAGAGGCTTTGGATCACTATGAAAGCGAAGCACCGTATGCTCGCCAGGCCGTACCCAGAGCAGAACACTTTGTACCGTTGTTTATTGCAATGGGGAGTGGCAATCCTGCAAACAAAGCCAAGGTTATCCATAGAAGCTATGAGATGGGGAATTTAAGTTATCTATGTTTACAGTTTTAA
- a CDS encoding Gfo/Idh/MocA family protein, translating to MSKTLKIGIIGCGGIANGKHLPSLAKQKRAEIVAFCDIIQERAEEAAEKFGVDGSQVYSDYRKLLENKDIEVVHVCTPNDSHSEITVAALEAGKHVLCEKPMAKTAEQAREMLDAANRTGKKLSIAYQNRYRDDSLYLKQLVEQGELGEIYLGKAIALRRRAVPTWGVFLDEEKQGGGPLIDIGTHALDLTLWLMDNYKPKSVLGSTFHKLGDRKDAANAFGPWNPEEFKVEDSAFGFITMQNGATIVLESSWALNVVEFGEAKTLLCGTEGGADMQDGLRINGEKNSRLFDTKIDLDAGGVAFYSGETENEADREARLWIESILDDKEPLVKPEQALVVTEILEAIYESARTGKAVYFD from the coding sequence ATGTCTAAAACACTTAAAATCGGGATTATTGGTTGTGGAGGCATTGCCAACGGCAAACACTTGCCGAGTCTTGCCAAGCAGAAGCGTGCGGAGATCGTTGCATTTTGTGACATCATTCAGGAGCGCGCTGAAGAGGCAGCAGAAAAGTTTGGTGTTGATGGCTCGCAAGTTTATAGCGATTACCGTAAGCTGTTAGAAAATAAAGACATTGAAGTCGTACATGTATGTACACCTAACGACTCGCACTCGGAAATTACCGTAGCGGCGCTTGAGGCAGGTAAGCATGTGCTGTGTGAAAAGCCGATGGCTAAAACTGCTGAGCAAGCACGGGAGATGCTTGATGCGGCCAACCGCACAGGTAAGAAGCTGTCCATAGCGTATCAAAACCGTTATCGTGATGACAGTTTGTACCTGAAGCAATTAGTCGAGCAAGGAGAGCTTGGAGAAATTTATCTGGGCAAAGCCATTGCTCTACGCCGTCGCGCGGTTCCGACTTGGGGAGTATTCTTGGATGAAGAGAAGCAGGGCGGTGGTCCTCTTATTGATATTGGCACGCATGCACTAGACCTGACACTCTGGCTGATGGATAATTACAAGCCTAAAAGCGTACTAGGTTCAACTTTCCATAAGCTAGGGGATCGTAAAGATGCGGCAAATGCCTTTGGGCCTTGGAACCCTGAGGAATTTAAGGTAGAGGACTCAGCTTTTGGTTTTATTACGATGCAAAATGGAGCTACGATTGTACTGGAATCCAGCTGGGCATTGAACGTTGTAGAGTTTGGCGAAGCGAAGACACTGTTATGCGGTACCGAAGGCGGAGCCGATATGCAGGATGGATTGCGCATTAACGGAGAAAAGAACAGCCGTTTATTTGATACGAAAATAGATCTGGATGCAGGTGGTGTTGCCTTTTACTCTGGAGAGACGGAAAATGAAGCAGACCGCGAAGCCCGCCTGTGGATCGAATCTATTCTGGACGACAAAGAACCTCTTGTGAAGCCGGAACAGGCACTGGTTGTTACTGAAATTTTGGAAGCTATCTATGAATCGGCACGTACGGGAAAAGCTGTCTATTTTGACTAA
- a CDS encoding winged helix-turn-helix transcriptional regulator has protein sequence MQKKVKNLESQPQCTKMCPRFETAFSCLGKRWNGLIIQSMMSGPKRFKDISNLIPTMSDKMLSERMKDLENEGILTRHVYPETPVRIEYELTTKGRALQPVMEQIQFWAEEWIR, from the coding sequence ATGCAAAAGAAGGTGAAAAATTTGGAGAGTCAACCGCAATGTACAAAAATGTGTCCGCGTTTTGAAACCGCCTTTTCATGTTTGGGCAAGCGTTGGAATGGATTAATTATTCAATCCATGATGAGCGGTCCTAAGCGGTTTAAGGATATTTCCAATCTGATTCCCACAATGAGTGACAAAATGTTATCAGAGCGGATGAAAGATTTGGAAAATGAAGGAATTCTTACACGTCATGTATATCCAGAAACTCCTGTCCGCATTGAATACGAGCTAACAACCAAAGGCCGTGCACTTCAGCCGGTTATGGAACAGATTCAATTTTGGGCTGAGGAATGGATTAGATGA
- the adhE gene encoding bifunctional acetaldehyde-CoA/alcohol dehydrogenase: protein MAVKNEVIQKEQSAEQYIQTLIDRGNRAQQAFMSMNQEQIDEIVQAMALAGMDKHMYLAKLAVEETGRGVYEDKITKNMFATEYIYHSIKNEKTVGVIEDNDFDSFQKIAEPVGIIMGITPVTNPTSTTMFKALIAIKTRNPIIFGFHPSAQSCSAEAARVLLEAAVKHGAPADCIQWIEAPSMDKTNVLMNHPDVALILATGGSGMVKAAYSCGKPALGVGPGNVPCFIEKTADIKQAVNDLILSKSFDNGMICASEQAVIIEEPIFEQVKKLMIANGCYFVNKEEAAKLTQGAMNVEKCAVNPAIVGQSAVKIAEMSGITVPAGTKILVAEIEGVGTKFPLSAEKLSPVLACYKVKNAEQGIQRAAEVVEFGGMGHSSAIHSNDEDVIARFANRLQTGRIIVNAPSTHGAIGDIYNTNLPSLTLGCGSYGRNSTSSNVSAVNLINVKRVAKRTVNMQWFKVPSKIYFEKNSTQYLAKMPDITRVAIITDPMMVQLGYVDRVIHYLHQRQTPVAIEVFSEVEPDPSTVTVERGTEMMRRFQPDCIIALGGGSPMDAAKGMWMFYEYPDTDFNNLKQKFMDIRKRIYKYPRLGQKAQFVAIPTTSGTGSEVTSFAVITDKNLGDTKYPLADYELTPDVAIIDPVFVYSLPKTAVADTGMDVLTHAIEAYVSVMANDYTDGLAIKAIQLVFQYLEQSALTGDKLAREKMHNASTLAGMAFANAFLGINHSLAHKWGGQYHTAHGRTNAILMPHVIRYNAKKPTKFASFPKYSHFVADERYAEIARILGLPARTTEEGVNSLIEAIRKMNKTLGIEESFQQIGFDAKDFESRVDYLADRAFEDQCTTANPKLPLVTELADVYRNAFYGRFDQ, encoded by the coding sequence ATGGCTGTTAAAAACGAGGTTATTCAAAAAGAGCAAAGCGCAGAGCAGTATATTCAAACGCTGATTGACCGGGGGAACCGGGCACAGCAAGCTTTCATGAGTATGAATCAGGAACAGATTGACGAAATCGTACAAGCTATGGCACTCGCAGGGATGGATAAACACATGTACCTGGCGAAGTTGGCTGTTGAAGAAACAGGACGCGGTGTGTACGAGGACAAAATCACCAAAAACATGTTTGCAACAGAATATATCTATCATAGCATCAAAAATGAAAAAACCGTCGGTGTCATTGAAGACAATGATTTTGACAGTTTTCAAAAGATAGCAGAGCCAGTCGGTATTATCATGGGGATCACTCCAGTGACAAACCCGACTTCGACTACGATGTTCAAAGCGCTGATTGCCATTAAAACACGTAACCCAATCATTTTCGGTTTCCATCCATCTGCTCAATCGTGTAGTGCGGAAGCAGCCCGCGTCTTGCTCGAAGCAGCTGTTAAACATGGTGCTCCGGCCGATTGTATTCAATGGATTGAAGCACCTTCGATGGATAAGACCAATGTATTGATGAACCACCCTGATGTGGCGCTAATTTTGGCAACTGGTGGATCAGGCATGGTTAAGGCAGCTTATAGCTGCGGTAAACCAGCACTTGGTGTAGGTCCTGGTAACGTGCCTTGCTTTATTGAAAAAACAGCAGATATCAAACAGGCCGTGAACGATCTTATCCTCTCGAAATCTTTTGATAACGGTATGATTTGTGCTTCGGAGCAAGCGGTTATTATCGAAGAGCCAATCTTCGAACAAGTGAAAAAATTGATGATCGCTAACGGTTGCTATTTTGTAAATAAAGAAGAAGCAGCTAAGCTCACTCAAGGAGCTATGAATGTCGAGAAATGTGCAGTGAACCCAGCTATTGTCGGGCAGTCTGCTGTGAAAATTGCTGAAATGAGTGGTATTACAGTACCAGCAGGAACTAAAATTTTGGTCGCTGAGATTGAAGGGGTAGGAACAAAATTCCCATTGTCTGCGGAAAAATTGAGTCCTGTATTAGCTTGCTATAAAGTAAAAAATGCGGAACAAGGTATTCAACGCGCTGCTGAAGTCGTGGAATTCGGGGGCATGGGTCACTCGTCCGCTATTCATTCGAACGATGAGGATGTTATCGCTCGGTTTGCAAACCGTTTGCAAACAGGACGTATCATTGTAAATGCACCTTCCACACATGGTGCGATTGGCGACATTTACAACACCAATCTTCCTTCGTTGACACTTGGTTGCGGTTCGTACGGTCGTAACTCGACTTCGTCGAACGTATCGGCAGTCAATCTGATTAATGTGAAAAGGGTGGCGAAACGGACGGTGAATATGCAATGGTTCAAAGTACCTTCCAAAATCTATTTTGAAAAAAATTCGACACAGTATCTTGCTAAAATGCCTGATATCACACGTGTAGCTATTATCACAGACCCTATGATGGTACAACTGGGATATGTAGATCGTGTTATTCATTATCTGCATCAGCGCCAAACACCAGTAGCTATCGAAGTGTTCTCTGAAGTAGAGCCAGATCCATCGACAGTTACGGTAGAACGTGGTACTGAAATGATGAGACGTTTCCAACCGGATTGCATCATCGCACTGGGCGGCGGTTCGCCAATGGATGCCGCTAAAGGCATGTGGATGTTCTATGAATATCCAGATACTGATTTCAATAACTTAAAACAAAAATTCATGGATATCCGTAAACGGATTTACAAGTACCCACGTCTGGGCCAAAAAGCACAATTTGTAGCTATCCCTACAACATCGGGTACAGGTTCCGAAGTTACATCGTTCGCAGTAATTACGGACAAAAACCTGGGCGACACGAAGTACCCACTGGCTGACTATGAGTTGACTCCTGATGTGGCAATTATTGACCCAGTGTTTGTATATTCGCTGCCTAAAACAGCTGTAGCGGACACAGGTATGGACGTTCTGACACATGCTATCGAGGCTTACGTGTCCGTAATGGCTAATGACTACACAGATGGTCTGGCAATTAAAGCCATTCAATTGGTATTCCAATACCTAGAACAATCGGCTCTGACCGGTGATAAGCTGGCTCGTGAAAAAATGCATAATGCTTCCACACTTGCTGGTATGGCGTTTGCTAATGCATTCTTGGGCATTAACCACAGTCTTGCACATAAATGGGGTGGACAATACCATACAGCGCATGGCCGCACGAATGCCATTTTGATGCCGCACGTTATTCGTTATAATGCGAAAAAACCGACAAAATTTGCTTCGTTCCCTAAATATTCGCACTTTGTTGCGGATGAGCGTTATGCAGAAATCGCGCGCATACTGGGACTGCCTGCACGCACCACCGAAGAAGGGGTTAACAGCTTGATCGAAGCGATCCGTAAAATGAACAAAACACTCGGTATCGAGGAATCGTTCCAACAAATCGGTTTCGATGCGAAAGATTTCGAATCACGTGTAGATTATCTGGCTGACCGCGCATTTGAAGATCAATGTACAACTGCGAATCCTAAGTTGCCACTGGTTACTGAGTTGGCTGATGTCTATCGCAATGCCTTCTACGGACGTTTTGACCAATAA